From Enterococcus wangshanyuanii, the proteins below share one genomic window:
- the allC gene encoding allantoate deiminase, giving the protein MDLKKVLQENIELLSNIGNDPTGGMTRLLYSDSWLAAQKTVKEKLEAIGLTASFDEIGNLFGRVEGTDFPEETVLSGSHIDTVVNGGNLDGQFGVIAAYVAIQYLLETHGKPKRSLEVISMAEEEGSRFPTVFWGSKNFVGEAKKEDVIDIADFEGLKFVEEMRRHGFDFRDETKAVRKDIKAFVEIHIEQGTVLEKENLQIGVVNNIAGQRRYTIVLKGEANHAGTTPMGYRKDAVYGFAKICSQAIDRALEVGDPLVLTFGKVEPKPNTVNVVPGEVLFTMDCRHTDSGELHTFTQEIEALMRKIAAEHELEIDIDLWMDEAPVPMNEEIVTAIETAAKAEHMDYKVMHSGAGHDSQIIAPNFPTAMIFVPSINGISHNPAEATDIDDLVNGVKVLASTLYELAYK; this is encoded by the coding sequence ATGGATTTAAAGAAAGTTTTGCAAGAAAATATCGAGCTTTTATCTAATATTGGCAATGATCCAACCGGCGGAATGACACGCTTACTGTACTCTGATTCATGGTTGGCAGCACAGAAAACTGTGAAAGAAAAATTAGAAGCGATCGGTCTGACCGCTTCATTTGATGAGATCGGGAACCTCTTTGGTAGAGTAGAAGGAACGGATTTTCCAGAAGAGACAGTGTTGTCTGGCTCACATATAGATACTGTTGTTAATGGTGGCAACTTAGACGGTCAGTTTGGTGTGATCGCAGCTTACGTAGCGATTCAGTATTTGCTAGAAACTCATGGCAAACCAAAACGCTCACTAGAAGTTATTTCGATGGCCGAAGAAGAAGGCAGCCGTTTCCCAACTGTTTTCTGGGGCAGTAAAAACTTCGTTGGTGAAGCGAAAAAAGAAGATGTTATCGACATCGCTGATTTTGAAGGCTTGAAATTTGTGGAGGAAATGCGTCGCCATGGCTTTGATTTTAGAGATGAAACGAAAGCTGTTCGAAAAGATATCAAAGCATTCGTAGAAATTCATATCGAGCAAGGAACAGTTCTTGAAAAAGAAAACCTTCAAATCGGTGTCGTCAATAATATTGCTGGACAAAGAAGATATACGATCGTCTTAAAAGGTGAAGCAAATCATGCAGGAACAACGCCAATGGGCTATCGTAAAGATGCAGTCTACGGCTTTGCAAAAATTTGTTCACAAGCAATAGACCGTGCGCTTGAAGTCGGTGATCCGCTAGTGTTGACCTTCGGTAAGGTCGAACCAAAACCAAATACAGTGAACGTTGTTCCTGGTGAGGTATTATTCACGATGGATTGCCGTCATACGGATAGCGGTGAGCTTCATACATTTACGCAAGAAATCGAAGCGTTAATGAGAAAAATCGCTGCAGAACATGAATTAGAAATCGATATCGATCTATGGATGGACGAAGCACCAGTTCCAATGAATGAAGAAATCGTAACAGCAATTGAAACGGCTGCGAAAGCTGAGCATATGGACTATAAGGTGATGCATAGTGGTGCTGGGCATGATTCTCAAATCATCGCACCTAATTTCCCAACAGCGATGATCTTTGTTCCAAGTATCAATGGGATCAGTCATAATCCAGCAGAAGCGACAGACATTGACGATTTAGTCAACGGCGTAAAAGTATTAGCAAGTACGTTGTACGAATTAGCATATAAATAA
- the allE gene encoding (S)-ureidoglycine aminohydrolase, with the protein MGYKNNQTGYLDGLLSSRAVIKKNNYALIPHDGLVNNVIPGFENCDCSILGSKQLGANFVDYIITLHKDGKNERGFGGEGIETIVYVIDGVLKVSDGNETHEVKKGGYVYLPASTLMYLENGQDADTEIFLYKKRYQPLEGYEAHKVVGNVNDIEPIEYEGMKDVLLWDFLPKDLGFDMNFHILSFEPGASHGYIETHYQEHGAYLLSGQGMYNLDNEWMPVEKGDYIFMSSYVQQAAYAVGRDEPLMYVYSKDCNRDPEI; encoded by the coding sequence ATGGGGTATAAAAATAATCAAACGGGCTATCTTGACGGTTTACTATCATCAAGAGCAGTCATTAAAAAAAATAATTACGCACTGATCCCTCACGATGGATTAGTGAATAATGTGATTCCAGGTTTTGAAAATTGTGATTGTTCGATTCTAGGATCAAAACAATTAGGCGCAAATTTTGTCGATTACATCATTACCCTTCACAAAGATGGTAAAAATGAACGTGGTTTTGGCGGTGAAGGAATCGAGACGATCGTTTACGTGATCGATGGTGTCTTAAAAGTCAGTGATGGCAACGAAACACACGAAGTAAAAAAAGGCGGTTATGTGTATTTACCAGCAAGCACATTGATGTATTTAGAAAATGGTCAAGATGCTGATACAGAGATTTTCTTGTACAAAAAACGGTATCAACCATTAGAAGGCTATGAAGCACATAAAGTCGTAGGCAACGTCAATGACATTGAACCGATTGAATATGAAGGAATGAAAGATGTTCTATTATGGGATTTCTTACCGAAAGATTTAGGTTTTGACATGAATTTCCACATCCTTTCATTTGAACCTGGAGCTAGCCATGGGTATATCGAAACGCACTATCAAGAACACGGTGCTTACTTACTTTCAGGACAAGGGATGTACAATTTGGATAACGAATGGATGCCAGTCGAAAAAGGGGATTACATCTTTATGAGTTCTTATGTACAACAAGCGGCATATGCTGTTGGTCGTGATGAGCCTTTGATGTATGTCTATTCAAAAGATTGTAACCGTGATCCAGAAATTTAA
- the allD gene encoding ureidoglycolate dehydrogenase, which translates to MNETVVVKPEELHDLIENKLEKAGLKSEHAEEVATHLVFADACGIHSHGAVRVEYYAEQIDKGGVTLDPKIEFEETGPSSGIVHGKNGAGQYVADVGLGYAIDMAKKSGVAVVGISKISHSGALSYYVKKAAQHDLVAIAMCQSDPMVVPFGGKENYFGTNPIAFAAPRKDHEPVVFDMATTVQAWGKVLDARSKNKDIPDTWAVDKDGKPTTNPHKVNGLLPIAGPKGYGLMMMVDILSGMLLGLPFGKHVSSMYDDITKGRDVGQMYILIDPRCFTDLDMFKASVDGMVEELHEIPAADGFDQVYYPGEINQINYEKSMTEGIEIVKDIYDYLKSDTLHYDRYENTNAFGEKK; encoded by the coding sequence ATGAATGAAACTGTTGTAGTGAAACCAGAGGAATTGCATGATTTGATTGAAAATAAATTAGAAAAAGCAGGTCTGAAATCAGAGCATGCAGAGGAAGTGGCGACACACTTGGTATTTGCAGATGCTTGCGGTATCCATTCACATGGCGCTGTCAGAGTGGAGTATTACGCAGAACAAATCGACAAAGGTGGCGTAACTCTTGATCCAAAAATTGAATTTGAAGAAACTGGACCAAGCTCAGGGATCGTCCATGGGAAAAATGGAGCTGGACAATACGTAGCGGATGTCGGCCTTGGCTATGCGATCGATATGGCAAAAAAATCTGGCGTAGCTGTTGTCGGTATTTCCAAAATCAGTCATAGTGGTGCACTTTCTTATTACGTAAAAAAAGCTGCTCAGCATGATTTAGTCGCGATCGCAATGTGTCAGTCTGATCCAATGGTTGTCCCATTTGGCGGGAAAGAAAATTATTTTGGCACGAACCCGATCGCATTTGCTGCTCCTAGAAAAGATCATGAGCCGGTCGTTTTTGATATGGCAACAACAGTTCAGGCATGGGGCAAGGTATTGGATGCGCGTTCTAAAAATAAAGATATTCCCGATACTTGGGCAGTCGATAAAGATGGGAAACCTACAACAAATCCGCATAAAGTCAATGGCTTATTGCCGATCGCAGGACCAAAAGGATATGGACTGATGATGATGGTGGATATCTTATCTGGTATGCTTTTAGGCTTACCGTTCGGAAAACATGTATCATCGATGTATGATGATATCACTAAAGGACGCGATGTTGGCCAAATGTATATTTTGATCGATCCAAGATGTTTCACAGATTTGGATATGTTTAAGGCTTCTGTCGATGGAATGGTTGAAGAACTTCATGAGATTCCAGCAGCAGATGGTTTTGATCAGGTTTATTATCCAGGTGAGATCAATCAAATCAATTATGAAAAATCAATGACAGAGGGTATTGAGATCGTAAAAGACATCTATGATTATCTGAAAAGCGATACCTTACACTATGATCGTTATGAAAATACGAATGCTTTTGGTGAAAAGAAATAA
- the allD gene encoding ureidoglycolate dehydrogenase, with product MRVTKAELHQLIQDKIAKAGLSKEHAAIVSDVLTFADARGIHSHGAMRVEYYSERIAKGGITNDPSFSFEQTAASCGIFEGDNGSGFVAAKLAMDHAIDMAKENGVAVVGVRNISHSGALAYYVERAAEQDMVALSVCQSDPMVVPFGGSEPYFGTNPIAFAAPSNDERIITFDMATTVQAWGKILHARSKKEAIPDSWAVDEKGNPTTDSTAVNALLPIAGPKGYGLMMMVDVLSGILLGVPFGKHVSSMYHDLSKGRELGQLHIVINPEFFIGIDTFKKNISAMLDEIKQISPSPGFAEVNYPGERGRAREKNYEENGIEIVDDIYQYLISDDIHYDRYDHKNKFAE from the coding sequence ATGAGAGTTACGAAAGCAGAGTTACATCAATTGATCCAAGACAAAATTGCAAAAGCAGGGTTATCAAAGGAGCATGCGGCGATTGTCAGCGATGTTTTGACCTTTGCTGATGCTAGAGGGATTCATTCGCACGGGGCAATGCGTGTAGAATATTATTCCGAAAGAATTGCTAAAGGCGGCATTACAAATGATCCATCCTTTTCTTTTGAGCAGACTGCAGCAAGCTGCGGGATATTTGAAGGAGATAATGGTTCCGGTTTTGTGGCAGCAAAATTAGCAATGGATCATGCAATTGACATGGCAAAAGAAAATGGGGTAGCAGTTGTTGGTGTACGTAATATTTCTCATAGTGGAGCCCTTGCTTATTATGTGGAGCGTGCAGCAGAGCAGGATATGGTTGCTTTATCTGTTTGTCAGTCCGATCCGATGGTGGTACCATTTGGCGGCAGTGAGCCCTATTTTGGCACGAATCCGATCGCATTTGCTGCACCGAGTAATGATGAACGGATCATCACATTCGATATGGCAACGACTGTTCAAGCGTGGGGCAAGATTTTACATGCTCGTTCGAAAAAAGAAGCCATTCCAGATTCGTGGGCAGTCGATGAAAAAGGCAATCCAACAACGGATTCTACAGCAGTTAATGCTTTATTACCGATCGCAGGACCAAAAGGGTATGGTTTGATGATGATGGTGGATGTGCTATCTGGGATTTTGCTAGGCGTCCCATTCGGCAAACATGTTTCTTCAATGTATCATGATTTATCTAAAGGAAGAGAACTAGGTCAACTTCACATTGTGATCAATCCAGAATTCTTTATTGGTATTGATACGTTCAAAAAAAATATTTCAGCAATGCTGGATGAAATCAAACAAATCAGTCCCAGTCCGGGATTTGCAGAAGTGAATTACCCTGGTGAACGAGGACGCGCACGAGAAAAGAATTATGAAGAAAACGGAATTGAGATCGTCGATGACATTTATCAATATCTGATCAGTGATGATATACATTATGATCGCTATGATCATAAAAATAAATTTGCAGAATAA
- the fdrA gene encoding acyl-CoA synthetase FdrA — protein MLHTIIKANSYQDSIVLMLLTNKLNTIDGVHNVSVMMGTPANKDIFKTGGLYTDELEKASSNDMVIVLDIEDDSLIDQVLSEIDVFLEEQTKGGGDGAGEEVAKTWDKAFELGKDAGVAVFSIPGTHAALEIEKALDEGKHVFCFSDNVAIEDEKRLKEKAHEAGLLLMGPDCGTGIINGIPVAFTNAVRKGKIGVVGASGTGIQEVTTIIHKLGGGVTNAIGTGGRDLKAEIGGITLKNSIMTLEKDPNTEVIVVISKPPAPEVRDEVLNLLRSVSKPAVTIFLGEKPETHEENLYRAYTLEEAAQIAVQLLNKETVKAKKEILNVPAHALKSEQKYVKGLYSGGTLAYEAAMLIKEGLTLSDGEHAPEGFILKNQGHEIIDLGDDIYTQGKPHPMIDPTKRKEMLEEVGKDPETAIILLDVVLGYGSHANMAQELAPTIQELKAQAKNEGRELFVIGTIVGTDEDPQNIHEQEAIMKEAGVILCDSNAQAVRMALAILDHPLKQEEKAIVPQPTVTPITITPSEAMLALLTNQGFINIGLRSFSEAITNHGGNVVQYDWQPVAGGNITLQKALQFLSKVELGK, from the coding sequence ATGCTGCATACTATAATCAAAGCGAACAGCTATCAGGATTCCATCGTATTGATGTTATTGACAAATAAATTAAATACGATTGATGGTGTTCACAACGTCTCTGTTATGATGGGGACTCCGGCGAATAAAGATATTTTTAAAACCGGTGGCTTATATACGGATGAATTAGAAAAAGCATCATCAAATGATATGGTGATCGTTTTAGATATCGAAGATGATTCTTTGATCGACCAAGTGTTATCAGAGATCGATGTATTTTTAGAAGAGCAAACAAAAGGCGGCGGAGATGGCGCTGGAGAAGAAGTAGCCAAAACGTGGGATAAGGCTTTTGAATTAGGGAAGGACGCTGGAGTAGCTGTATTTTCTATTCCTGGAACACATGCAGCACTTGAAATCGAAAAAGCATTGGATGAGGGCAAACATGTCTTTTGTTTTAGTGATAATGTTGCAATCGAAGATGAAAAGCGCTTAAAAGAAAAAGCCCATGAAGCTGGACTTTTACTAATGGGACCTGATTGTGGTACTGGTATTATCAATGGTATTCCTGTTGCATTTACCAATGCTGTTCGTAAAGGAAAAATCGGTGTCGTTGGAGCATCTGGTACGGGAATTCAGGAAGTAACGACGATCATCCATAAATTAGGTGGTGGAGTGACGAATGCAATCGGTACTGGCGGGCGTGATCTAAAAGCTGAGATCGGTGGTATCACTCTTAAAAACAGTATCATGACATTGGAGAAAGATCCTAATACCGAAGTCATTGTTGTAATTTCTAAACCACCTGCACCAGAAGTTCGTGATGAAGTTCTGAACCTTTTAAGAAGTGTTTCTAAGCCTGCAGTAACGATTTTCTTAGGTGAAAAACCTGAAACACATGAAGAAAATCTTTACCGTGCCTATACACTTGAAGAAGCAGCACAAATTGCTGTTCAATTATTGAATAAAGAAACTGTTAAAGCGAAAAAAGAGATTTTGAACGTACCGGCACATGCTCTTAAATCTGAACAAAAATATGTTAAAGGATTATACTCCGGTGGAACACTTGCGTATGAAGCAGCAATGCTGATTAAGGAAGGTTTAACTTTATCTGATGGAGAGCATGCACCAGAAGGATTCATTTTAAAAAATCAGGGACATGAAATCATCGATTTAGGGGATGATATTTATACACAAGGCAAACCGCATCCAATGATCGATCCAACTAAACGTAAAGAAATGTTGGAAGAAGTAGGGAAAGATCCTGAAACAGCGATCATTTTGTTGGATGTTGTACTTGGCTATGGTTCTCATGCCAATATGGCACAAGAACTTGCTCCGACGATTCAAGAATTAAAAGCGCAAGCAAAAAATGAAGGTAGAGAATTATTTGTTATTGGTACAATTGTTGGTACAGATGAAGATCCTCAAAATATTCATGAACAAGAAGCAATCATGAAGGAAGCCGGCGTGATACTGTGTGATAGTAATGCTCAAGCTGTTCGCATGGCATTAGCAATTTTGGACCATCCGCTGAAGCAGGAAGAAAAAGCAATCGTACCGCAACCAACCGTTACACCGATTACAATAACGCCATCAGAAGCAATGCTGGCATTATTAACAAATCAAGGCTTTATTAATATTGGTTTAAGGAGTTTTTCAGAAGCGATTACCAATCATGGCGGTAATGTTGTTCAATACGATTGGCAACCAGTTGCAGGAGGAAATATCACCTTACAAAAAGCATTACAATTTTTAAGCAAAGTAGAATTAGGCAAATAA
- a CDS encoding DUF1116 domain-containing protein: MSYKTIDEANQAVAAKIVAGSPFLLDVVPAKSVIKELNEGKVLLHAGPPITYDKMVDPIQGACVGAALFEEWCDTEEEAREMLESGEVTLIPCHHVNAVGPMGGITSANMAVLVVENKTDGNRAFCTMNEGIGAVLRFGAYSNEVITRLRWMRDTLAPVLSAALKTKEDGLNINVLVAKAIAMGDEFHQRNIAASLAFLKEMAPIIVGLTDIDQVKREEVVQFLADTDQFFLNVMMASAKAVMDGARQIQEGTIVTAMCRNGHEFGIRIAGMGDEWFTGPVNTPQGLYFSGFSEADAAPDMGDSAITETFGVGGMAMIAAPAVTRFVGSGGFYDALNTSEEMTEICIDTNPNFPVPTWDFKGICLGIDARKVVETGILPVINTGIANKKAGLGQIGAGTVTPPIDCFEKAVLAYAKKLGFTE, from the coding sequence ATGTCATATAAAACAATCGATGAAGCAAATCAGGCAGTTGCTGCCAAAATCGTTGCCGGTTCTCCTTTCCTACTGGATGTAGTTCCGGCAAAATCAGTGATCAAAGAATTGAATGAAGGAAAAGTATTGTTACATGCTGGACCGCCAATCACTTATGATAAGATGGTCGATCCTATTCAAGGGGCTTGCGTTGGTGCTGCTCTATTCGAAGAATGGTGCGATACTGAAGAAGAAGCTAGAGAAATGCTGGAATCAGGAGAAGTCACTTTGATTCCTTGTCATCACGTAAATGCTGTAGGTCCTATGGGTGGTATCACATCTGCGAATATGGCGGTATTAGTCGTTGAAAATAAAACAGACGGTAATCGTGCATTCTGTACAATGAATGAAGGAATCGGCGCAGTATTACGTTTTGGTGCTTATTCAAATGAAGTGATTACTCGTTTAAGATGGATGAGAGACACGTTAGCACCTGTGTTGAGCGCAGCGTTGAAAACAAAGGAAGATGGATTGAATATCAATGTTTTAGTAGCAAAAGCGATCGCTATGGGAGATGAATTCCACCAACGAAATATTGCTGCTTCATTGGCTTTCTTAAAAGAAATGGCACCGATCATTGTTGGTTTAACAGATATCGATCAAGTGAAACGCGAAGAAGTTGTCCAGTTTTTGGCTGATACAGATCAGTTCTTCTTAAACGTGATGATGGCTTCAGCAAAAGCGGTGATGGATGGGGCTAGACAAATTCAAGAAGGAACGATCGTCACTGCTATGTGCAGAAATGGACATGAATTCGGGATTCGCATTGCCGGAATGGGCGATGAGTGGTTTACTGGTCCTGTGAATACACCTCAAGGATTATACTTCTCAGGCTTCAGTGAAGCGGATGCAGCACCGGATATGGGTGATAGCGCGATTACAGAGACTTTTGGTGTCGGCGGTATGGCGATGATTGCTGCTCCAGCGGTTACTCGTTTTGTTGGCTCAGGCGGATTCTATGACGCGCTGAATACAAGTGAAGAAATGACGGAAATCTGTATTGATACAAACCCTAATTTCCCTGTTCCAACATGGGATTTCAAAGGGATTTGTTTAGGCATCGATGCTAGAAAAGTTGTCGAAACTGGGATCCTTCCTGTGATCAATACAGGAATTGCCAACAAAAAAGCGGGCTTAGGTCAAATTGGCGCTGGAACAGTTACGCCGCCGATTGATTGTTTTGAAAAAGCTGTTTTAGCTTATGCAAAGAAATTAGGTTTTACAGAGTAA
- the arcC gene encoding carbamate kinase, translating into MANRVVIALGGNAILKPNQEATLEVQLENVKLSAELIAKIEELDYQIVLTHGNGPQVGNILRQNEEAKDVVPPFPLDVCNAESQGFIGYMLEQSLKNSLETKGLTSNVVTLLTQTEVSAEDDAFEQPNKPIGIFYSELEAKKMEKEKGWVMMEDAGRGYRRVVPSPQPKAIHGVDAIVKLLNQNTIVIAGGGGGIPVVRCQNGLLKGIEAVIDKDRTGKKLAEQIDADTFMMLTDVSNVYINYGKENQEKLETISVDQAQQYMDEGHFADGSMGPKMEAAIAFAKQGKTAIICSLEEADLALSGQAGTRITG; encoded by the coding sequence ATGGCAAATCGTGTCGTGATCGCACTGGGCGGAAACGCGATCTTAAAACCAAATCAAGAAGCAACTTTGGAAGTACAATTAGAAAATGTAAAGCTTAGTGCAGAATTGATTGCAAAAATCGAAGAATTAGATTATCAAATTGTGTTGACGCACGGAAATGGTCCACAAGTAGGAAATATCTTAAGACAAAATGAAGAAGCTAAAGATGTCGTTCCGCCATTTCCGCTAGATGTTTGTAATGCGGAATCACAAGGCTTTATCGGATATATGTTGGAACAGAGTTTGAAAAACTCTTTGGAAACAAAAGGACTGACTAGTAATGTGGTGACTCTTTTAACTCAGACAGAAGTGTCTGCCGAAGATGATGCCTTTGAACAGCCAAATAAACCAATTGGTATTTTCTATTCTGAATTAGAAGCTAAAAAAATGGAAAAAGAAAAAGGCTGGGTCATGATGGAAGATGCCGGACGTGGGTACCGACGTGTAGTTCCATCGCCGCAGCCAAAAGCAATTCATGGTGTAGATGCTATCGTTAAGTTATTAAACCAAAATACGATCGTGATTGCTGGAGGAGGCGGAGGGATTCCTGTAGTCCGCTGTCAAAATGGGTTACTTAAAGGAATCGAAGCGGTGATCGACAAAGATCGTACGGGTAAAAAATTAGCTGAACAAATCGATGCAGATACATTCATGATGTTGACCGATGTAAGTAATGTTTATATCAACTATGGCAAAGAAAACCAAGAGAAACTGGAAACGATTTCTGTTGATCAAGCGCAACAATATATGGATGAAGGACATTTTGCAGATGGTAGCATGGGGCCTAAAATGGAGGCAGCAATTGCTTTTGCGAAGCAAGGCAAAACAGCCATTATCTGTTCTTTAGAAGAAGCAGATTTAGCTTTATCAGGACAAGCAGGAACAAGAATTACGGGATAA
- a CDS encoding PucR family transcriptional regulator: protein MTTLEDLLKIPHFSDLKLLTHPAQINTIVESIEISETPDVANFIPKRIFLLTTAMVYKDNQQALISLIDSLKEQEAAGIGIKVGRFIEAIDPEVVAYANKIKFPIVQVPSTQPLGALLHQLLNYLWDTKTEQLSYALDIQKRFSDLLIHDVSIARFIADFGKMINTPVILLSPYRKVIAHSKHFTQTSKPAEYYVEQLVEKYKHWNEDSHASFIINDLNQQPLQIAGFSVTVNTYFPHYLLILNPEQVPYPMSEFAVEQACLVLSFMLYKNQKVQESLDLLKSDFLSQLIEHQQTPHQVQRDWLDLGANYGLKKSTQYQIVYAVCNQTTTTATKIKYQQEESDVAFQWLEESLPLRLKNTSVFKIKNTNHLAILIQSKVNDLEQILQEISLQLSDKLPITLTFALGNLYETAEQIASSFIEAKTAYEETLAMTETPLIHRYHPKGMKSLFEKMSAEDVHYFCETTLKELAYPIEDSFIELRKTLKCYLSFQCEISKTAKEMYLHRNTIKYRIDHCAKLLGKNIQDPINSLNLRLALELSERSNQH, encoded by the coding sequence TTGACTACTTTAGAAGATTTATTGAAAATACCACATTTTTCTGATTTAAAATTATTGACACACCCAGCACAGATAAATACGATCGTTGAAAGTATCGAAATATCGGAAACACCTGATGTGGCTAACTTTATTCCTAAGCGAATTTTTCTACTAACTACTGCTATGGTATATAAAGACAATCAACAAGCGCTGATTTCATTGATCGATTCATTGAAAGAACAAGAAGCTGCAGGAATTGGAATCAAGGTTGGTCGCTTTATAGAAGCAATTGATCCTGAGGTCGTTGCTTATGCAAATAAAATTAAATTTCCGATTGTTCAAGTCCCCAGCACTCAACCTCTAGGCGCATTGTTGCATCAACTTTTGAATTATTTATGGGACACAAAAACAGAGCAATTGAGTTATGCGTTAGATATCCAAAAACGTTTTTCAGACTTGCTGATCCATGATGTCAGTATTGCACGATTCATTGCCGACTTCGGAAAGATGATCAACACGCCGGTGATTTTACTGAGTCCTTATCGTAAAGTAATTGCACACTCTAAACACTTTACTCAAACGTCTAAACCTGCAGAGTATTATGTGGAACAATTAGTGGAAAAATATAAGCATTGGAATGAAGATAGTCATGCGTCGTTCATCATTAATGATCTAAATCAGCAGCCTCTTCAAATTGCAGGCTTTTCAGTAACAGTCAATACCTATTTCCCACATTATTTATTGATCTTGAACCCGGAACAAGTTCCTTATCCAATGTCTGAGTTTGCAGTGGAGCAAGCTTGTCTAGTGCTTTCTTTCATGTTGTACAAAAATCAAAAAGTTCAAGAATCACTTGATCTTTTGAAGAGTGATTTTTTAAGTCAGCTGATCGAACATCAGCAAACTCCTCACCAAGTCCAACGTGACTGGCTTGATTTAGGTGCCAATTACGGTTTGAAGAAAAGCACGCAATACCAAATCGTTTATGCCGTCTGTAATCAAACGACCACAACCGCAACAAAAATCAAATACCAACAAGAAGAAAGTGATGTGGCTTTTCAATGGCTTGAAGAAAGTTTGCCGCTAAGACTGAAAAACACAAGTGTTTTCAAAATAAAAAACACAAATCATCTTGCTATCTTGATTCAAAGTAAAGTAAATGACTTGGAGCAGATTTTACAGGAGATTTCACTCCAGCTCTCTGATAAATTACCGATCACACTTACTTTTGCTTTAGGAAATCTATATGAAACTGCTGAACAGATCGCTAGCTCATTTATTGAAGCGAAAACCGCTTATGAAGAAACCTTGGCGATGACTGAGACGCCATTGATCCATCGTTATCATCCTAAAGGAATGAAGAGTCTTTTTGAAAAAATGAGTGCTGAAGATGTTCATTACTTCTGTGAAACAACCTTGAAAGAACTCGCTTACCCGATCGAAGATTCCTTTATCGAACTCAGAAAAACACTTAAATGTTACTTGAGCTTTCAATGCGAGATTTCTAAAACAGCCAAGGAAATGTACCTACATCGAAATACGATCAAGTACAGAATCGATCACTGTGCTAAATTGTTAGGTAAAAATATTCAAGACCCTATCAACAGCCTGAATTTACGTCTGGCATTAGAATTATCCGAACGTTCAAATCAACACTAA